The DNA region CTGCTACAGGATTTGCTAAATGtttatcaataattgtgttattATTATCTGCTTCCCCAAGGCTTTGTCTTTCCCCTGGAAAGGAGTATGCTGATGTCATACAGTTTTCACCATCAGCTTTTGTTGCCGCGGTAGCTGAAGGAGGAGCAGCTGCAACGACTGTGGAAGCCGCCGCAGTTTGCTGACGGTAATGCTTCCTTTTTTGCACTTTGTAACCATTTGGCATGAAGCTTCCTACCACAATCTAGCAACAGAAAATGGAAACTATATAATTCAATGGCAATCTACATTATTCTTatcaattatttttcttcaagcaTATGGACGTAAATAAGTTGAATAGGGCTAACTTGAATAGGGCTAGCAGCCACCAAAATACCAGCAAGGCCACCACCAATTACACGACCATCGGGTCCAGCCAGTGAAACACTCAACCCACCAGTTCTACTTTTTCCACCACTGGTATCACTGACTGTAAATGAACCAGTTAATGACAATATCTCAAACCGACCCTGCAAAGGTAATAATTTCGAGTGTCAACTTACATTGACGCcggaaaaagaaaacaaactgTTAGTGCCACTGCCATGGAAAATTTAAGGCCTGTCTGGTGCATGGATCCTCTTAGTGGTACAAAATATCGTTGTGTTGAAACAGTAGGGGacaacatataaaataaagaagaGACGTGGCAGAAAATTCATGCCTCGTATGTTAAAATCCCACCGGAGGAACCAGGTTGTCGAATTGTAACATTAGAGACAGCTCCATTGGCTGATAGAATACAAATCCCACGAGGACCATTCTGCGAAAACGAAAGAATTTTCCCTGCAACATCCTGCAACATCAATAGAAGCAACGTTTCTCATCATGCAAATCcaagaaattaatatatatatatatatacttcccATTTAACATGTTCTCAATGTTTTCTAGTATTGGAAATTACCTCCCCGGTATTGACTGTGACCACATGTGGCGTGAAGTCCCCACCGGCCGTGCTAACAAACAGCTCACCTGTCCCCGGAATGGATTCATGAAAATAAAGCGTATTATAATGAACCCAAATTCATAAAACTCTTTTCACTATTAAAATTACGTTTTAGTCTTAGAGTTCTAATATTTGGTAAGGAATTGGACCAAATCTAGGTTGCAGTTAGGTGAACCCTAAATGGAGGGTAGAgcattcttaatatttttttcttcgtCCATAATATTTGAACTCAAGAGATACCAAAATCGTATCGCTTATCTCACCAAGcattattatttttctacaatattaaataaattgtagagatgaaaaaagaaagaattaagaagggaaaagaaattaattcatataaatttgTTGCTATTGTCGAAAGTTGGATTTAATGTGAAAAACCCAATATTTATGAACTTAAATCTTCCGGTTGTCGAAGAAAATATGAATCAACTACCCACAATGTGTTGGGTGAGAAATAGAGAACAAATAATACTCAAAATGGATAAATCTTTAAGGCTTTTCTTCTTGCTcacattcattattttattttggttaagtAATACTTTTCAATTAGGTTTGGTGAGAATATTATTAGGAGAGTTAACATTAAATTAAtggtatttgttaatttttagtcatttatattgttttttaaaaaagaaatgaatCTTTTTTTACTTAAAGtgattcttttttattattaagaattttatcaTCCTTCTaatttcaatattaaattttttattatatgaaattttattttaatatttatataataattaagtttttCCTTAATAAAatactagataataaaaaaagaatttatatCGTAATATATTCAACTTagagatttatattttttaatctaatttgaTTGTTCTAATCTAAGTCAGAAATACATTGAAGAAATTCCATTTATTGGAGAAagtgaaaattttttgaaattttttttgaaaattttttgtataaatcatttaaaataagaaatatgatTATTAAATAGTTATGttcaattaatttttcatttacaaAAGTCGAGCTCAATCTCATTATTTGAAGTACGTTAGcttattaacaaattttttaaataatattagtggtttaaactaaaatacaacaaaaacataataatatccAATTTGAAATAAGAGAATAAATTCTCAagaataataacacatgaaaaaCTATTATTTGAACTGAGGGTTGGAAAGAAGACAATGTTAATAATGCTAATTTGTTTAGCTCGCCTTtctaaaattactatttaatttcttaaaaatgtatatatcacATTCACATTTGAACATTTGTACTACTAAAAATAACTAATATTATATATAGTGAACTAGattcataaataaattatatattttttttacaatttaaataattagtaAAAAGAAGCAAGGAGGAGGATGGTGAAGTTGGGATTACCTAGAGAAGGCATTCCTTTACCTCTCTTGGAAGAGGAGAAATCAGAAGGAGATAAAGTGAAGGCAGGAGTTGAGGATGGATATGGAAATGGGATCCTAAGCTTCCCATCTGCATCATATTTCCTTGGCCTCCCTCTCTTTTTCTTCCCTAAGCTATCCCCACCTGCACCTGCTACAGGAACGATTGCTGTTGCACCATCAAGGCTCATGTTCATCACCAGGCTACTCACTGCTGCAGGTGGTGAGTCTGTGTCCGAGTTGCCTAGTGATCCAGATATCGTGCTCtccttttcttccattttcttttgagaatatatatatatatatgacaataTACCAAAATTTGGGTTCTTCTTAAGAACACTAAAAGTTGGGTGTTTGCTTTgagaagcttttttttttctttaaatgaaacaaaataaaaaagaagatgaAGTTTGAAAGTTGAAACAAAGACAGGATCCCTTCAAATGGTGCCAGAAATGGAAGGTggcttaccttttttttttttggaaagaaacagagaaaataaaaatgagattttacAAACTTCCCTCCATTAGTGGTGGAGGGAAAGGAAACTGGGGAAACTAAgctctttctcctttctttttttttttgggggggggggggttgcGGGGGGTTGTCTGTTCTGGACTCCACAGCCTGAAAACAGGATCAATTACTATGCCTTTTTTGTATTCATTTGATCCCCATATTGCCCCTGTAATGTTATCTATATAAATTTACTAAGGGTAAAAGATGCCTTAAATCTCTACACTTTtcgaaattttagattttaatttctgtattttttttatttttaaaatttttattttttattttttagattttaaaatttatgttttattgttaatattgttattttttttaatttaaattaattataatattattttttaactacatagttattaagtgattattatttttattttaaaatattatactaataattttttaaaaaaaattaataatattaaacttgaattttaaaatcagacaaatagataaattaaatttttaaaaataaaaaatataaaaaataacttctaatttttttaaaaatagaaaaaagttgAAAGGAAATGGGtaccaattttattttattttaatttttttcttgtgtgacaattttactcaaacttttagaaatagaaaatattaataatagtagtaatatgttttttttacccAATATAGTAGTACTGCTTTTagaaaagggtaaattacataaATAGTCGTCTAATtatcaaaagtttttattttaagcattcaagttaaaaaattacaatttagcaCATTATATAGTTCGATTATTATTGTCACTTCAGTTAAAATCACAAACAACAACCTGGGCGTGGTAGTTAAAAAATaggtataataaaaattttagttttttacttTTACATATCATAtagatttagtcataattttaaaaaattaatctttaaaatttataaatattctcaatttaaccctaattctaaaaaattctaaaaagtataaaaaaaatattttaaaaatatataaattatgttgacaaataacatatgaaatttaaaaatatataaaaatacataaaatttaaaacttttaagaaATGATAAGGTACAATACAAAGCCTTTCGTAAAATCTAGACCTTCTATAAGGCAACAAATCGAATGACACAGCACAGTCTTCtcttaaaattagaaaatttatgaattttactGATTACAGAAGGCTATAATTATCTCCAGCTTACATTGAGTGAAAACCTTTGCCAAAGATAAATAGAATGAAAATGCAAGAAtggaaggaaaataaaataaaattttattaatatattcacTCCTCCACGTTGATAAAGGGAGGGGTCAACAACATCTCCCATAGGAGCAGCGTTAGAAGGAGGATCGATACTTTCAAAGGCATCACCATCCATTTCTTTTTTTGACGAGCTACCTTCAGTGGGATCGTCATCTATTGCTGCAGCAGATGCTCCTCGGATGAAGTAGTCAAAGGAACTTAAAGTCGTTTCTGAAATTCCCGCTAATCCTCCTCGGGATTTGGATCGTACAGATCAAAATTAATCACCTCAAAATTCTCTCCTAAGAGAGGTTCCATATTCACACGGCCGAAGTTGAAAGGACCACAGACAACTTGTAAAGCCAATACTAACTGGTCTTGAAAGGAGTCCAGTAGCTTCCCTtgagcaaaagaaaaagaagccttATCACTAGCTCGAGATTCTTTCTCCTTCAACAGGTCAACTTGCAAGGCCTCCAGTGGTTTTGTCTTTCTCCTCCAGTTGTTAAACGTTTGTCTCTACCTCCTTCTCCTTCTCTTCCAAGTGATCCTTCAAAGCCTACACGTCTGTAATCTAATTCTTGACCTTCCCCTTTAAGTTGGAGGGCCTTTTGTTGGCCTTAGTAACAAtattcttcttctctttcttggAAGCCTTGGCAGCACCTTTCACTTTATCTCAAGTTGTTTGAAGGACTAATGTCTCTTGAGCGACCTGATTGCAAGCCAACTTCAAAACTAGTATGGGCTTTATAGAGCATATATAAAACATTCATCATTAGCCAAGCaaactaatttaattaagctTACAGATTTGTGAAACTACCTAAAGTCGCAGCAATAGCTAATGGAAGAACAACAATAGAGAAAGATAAGGAGCCTACTTCCGCAAAAGTAATACTAGCCATAGTAGGGATGCGGTGAAGAAAGGACTCCCCTGAAGTGATAAGGGTAGAAATTTGGCCAACAACTATAGTTGTCGTGTAGCACCCTATACCCGACTCGGTCATCGGGTCCGAGCTATAGGATGCCACATCCATTGCCAAAGAAACTATGATTCATTATACACTATACACCATTTACACATGCAAATAAGTATATTATGCAATCATACTATGCTACATAATCATTTCCCTATCTcatacgagcttacaaaagctgtTTTGCTAACCCGACGTCGAATTAGGACCAAGTTGTACACTTTTCAAACTTACGGGCTAACGTCACTACATCATAGCTTCCACATCATGACATCATCAATCAGTGAGTTACGTCATGACTTTAGACATCTCTATGCCGTGACGTCACTCACTATCGATTTATGCCGCGACGTCGAGGACTCGTGGTCACGATGTTGCCCCTATTTTGGCAAAGAGCACACTGATACATTTTTCATGCTTCATAACAAACACTTATATACTTTCATAACATCATTCCACAAccattacaacatcattccatacTAATTTATACCAATCCGAGCATATGAGCATTTGAAACCAAGCATTTAATATAACATACAACATATAATCATCATTCAAGCTTATCTAAGCCATTTATCAATCTAGCTATGTCAAGCTACCCCATTTCAAGTTCAAATACATTTTACCTATGCAAATTGAAAATCAAGAACTTATATGGCCTTAACATGAACCaaaacaaatcataaactaaaCTATAATTCATGCTTAACATTCAAAGATACCATAATCCCAAATACCATGTTGACATATACCATTAGAGATAGTCATTTGCACAATTAAGACcttatatatacatgccacaactttAGGActcaaaatgaaaataattctACTGTtttgatgatagtgtgatgttcATGAAGATTCGGCTTTTAGAGTTCTGCAAGTTAGAAGAAACAACTAGAGTAAGCAtatagatgcttagtaagttcaaatggaaaATAATATGCTTACCTTGACCAAAAATAAGTGTGTTTGCTAccatagttttaaaataaaaacaaggtgAGCATAAGTATTCATGCATATTAGACATTATAAgcaaaaatcaaaacataacaatTTATATCACTTTCACATAACTCATTAACCTGTCGTCAAATATAGGGTTGTAAATGAATCAAGCTTGAACGAACAAACCTTTGTTcatgttcatttgtttatttttaagctgGTTCGTTTTCAGTTTTTGTTtgttaataatttcaaatttttgttcatgtttgtttgttttaaattatgtgtGGTTATGTTCATTTAACTTAATCGAACATGTTCACAATCATTAAACGAACATGTTCATGaacaatgttaataaataataaacaaacaataaACAAATACATACACATACGTTTAttgtttagatataaaatagtaaaatataaatattaataattatattataaatgaaaaaaatacaaaccaagataaatttattaatatatactaatggaATAATAAacgagttttaaaataaattttttaatatatactaatggaatttttataagaaaatatcattaataaataaacgaGTCATAAATGAATCAATAAATAAGCTTATAAACGAGGTCGTTCGTGAACATAAATGAACCGAGCACACCTCTGTTTGTAATCGTTCGTTTATGAAacgaacataaaaaaaaatttatactcgtttatttagcttaataaacTAACATAAACGAACGTTATACGAACGGTTCATGAATAGTTCATTGAGCGGTCTGTTATTTACACCCTTAATCAAATATAGTAGTAATTTCGGGATATTTCGCACTTAAAGAGCCTGTTTTCCAGgcaatttagtatttattattatgtttttcgTATTTAGTAGTTAGGATTACATATTAGTAAAATAAGGTCTTTTATAACCCATTTTATGAGCCTATTAGGCCGATACGAGCCTTAGGTAGTggtaatttgttaaattaagtgTGTAGAATGATGGCTTATAAGCCCAATTGACGTAGGAGCAAGAGACGAGTGACGCACAAGCTTCTCGATCTGTTAAAGCATGGAACAAACTAAACAAGGCGTGGAACACCTGTTGTGTTGTGCCATGCAAGACCTATGGCAAGACATAGGTTGACGTGCTACCCAAGTCTGTCGAGGCTATTTTCGTCTGCACAATTGACTTTATATGAAGACCTAGGATGTGTcgaagacctaatttgggcttccaacactcctataaataagaccctaggggtttgatgtaactaagtcatcTTAAATGCCTTCAAAACCCTTATagattgtgacacccctaatttgaccctagtcgaaaagtggtttcgggaccacaaaatcaagtcataaaaataattagccgtcatattttatgtttattatatgtgaatatgaatgtgtgaaagttttaagtttcgatttagtcgattgcatgtgaatttagtaataggacttatgtgtgacacttttgaaatgcgatgggttaatctataaggacctattaatgcatgttgtataaaagaagggtttgcatgtcaaattagccaaaaatctagatggtggccggccatgctatggggaaaaacatattatagacattttatgctaatatgtgtgggaagaataataaaatatgaggggagtgggaggagaaaccaaagttgtctcccccttactccccattgccgtgactagagaaaggggaggaaaaacaaaattctttctttgttgttcaacatggccgaatagaagaaacaaaggaggggaagaatttttggtcacttgagtcattaaaaaggttagtatattatgtcaaattgtgaaattttaacttgttttaggtaaataatcatggttcttacttagcccatgctaaaatttgtaattttgatggatgattggagcattcggctagggtataaaggaagggattttgattgtttcatctaagtattgatgatgaatgtgttatggaaagaaatcgATCTTCCTAAGAATAAgatttgtgaatgtttatattagtaatagccgaaattaaagaggtttgatgtcttgaacaaatgttgattatatgattcaaaaatgagatatgttaatgatgaagtataatcggccatggaagtagcccattttggaagtgtgatttgtggtatatttttttgtggttgattataaaaatttgacttaagtgaggtaattggtaaaagatgtgtttatgatgtaatactatgttctcataagctaagttatgtatatgtgatatcttgcatattggttgttaaggtaaggtttgagatattaacgtatgaatatgttttgtttgtggttcggcaactaatggttaagttgttaagttacatgcttgagtttaaaatgtgccttatatgtggtttatgaatttggtaaatgatagattgatattttggatatttcattagtcaagtgatattgtaagtGTGGTATtatttgattcggcacttatgtgtaaaattggtagttattattttggtaaaatgtgcaaaatttggtaagaccaaattttatacttaagcttaagtgaagttgttaatgctgtatatatatatattaacgattaataaatcatgtggtttggcttgacttagtaaatagtgaagaaatgcatatttatacatagtgtttatgaaaggtagttttataaatgtgatatgagtatttcgtttgtaaatgagtagtaaatatgttaagaatggttctaaaatgtatatggatgccgtgtgattgtgtttgattgggaagtaaattgtttgatttagctcaagagcttagaggatcaaagtcggataggggaaaagagaaagtaaacgaatagccgtggatatctaatcgtcgaccacttccgaggtaaacgttgagtaaattcaatcataataggacataatgagttgatttaataaggtatgatgtggccatgatatgtcttaaactcaaatggtaagttcatatgtgtttggacttggaaatttaagagcaaattgtaataatttgctttggacagcagcagtaacgtgattttagaaaatcactataaattgttggtgtggaattataggctgaataaaatatgtaatcaaggcttaattagtctagtttcttataaaagagaccttgtgagcaaagaaatttcctataaagagatatttaaagttgtgtgagacggtatcagaatgactccgaaatcccctgttctgtttttagaaaatcattataaattgtacaaaaatggttataagataaaatttatatgcttagactccttaatgagtctagtttcaaatgaaatcaaatacaacacattttgaattctgtaaaatgagaaatttgattcgtagtgaagagtggtcagattagtcaaacagtgaaacaggggaaactttaagaaaaatctggtattgattggccaaacctaaaattctggaaattttatggatggaatatatacgagtctatattcaggaaaaattaacggcaagtgatttggagttttgtagctccggttataaataatttagtgaccattgctcaggaaaacagctcgtagtgaatatgtgattttgttgtaaacatggataaaacttgttttagttgctcataagctattgattaaacccatacttgaattctaaatcgtgatattgtaagcttatgagtattcgaatatgaaatgatagtatggcgtaaaattgaattattcattggaaagtgatggatgtagattcggccaagaccaagtctgtacatgatagtatatgtggtatgtgaagtatatttgaataaatgagaaagtgtatatatgtgataaggccgaatggccaatgtgatgaatgtgaaagtgtatatatatgtgataaggcctaatggccgatgtgatgaatgtgaaagtgtatatatgtgtgataaggcctaatagccgatgtgatgaatgtgaaaatgtatatatgtgataaggcctaatagccgatgtgatgaatgtgaaagtgtatatatgtggtaaggcctaatggccgatgtgatgaatgtgaaagtgtatatatgtgataaggcctaatagccgacgtgatgaatgtgaaagtgtatatatatgtgataaggcctaatggccgatgtgatgaatgtgaaagtgtatatatttgataaggcctaatagccgatgtgatgaatgtgaaagtgtatatatgtgataaggcctaatggccgatgtgatgaatgtgaaagtgtatatatgtgataaggcctaatagccgatgtgatgaatgtgaaagtgtatatatgtgataaggcctaatggccgatgtgatgaatgtgaaagtgtatatatgtgataaggcctaatggccgatgtgatgaatgtgaaagtgtatatatgtgataaggcctaatggccgatgtgatgaatgtgaaagtgtatatatgtgacaggtccgagtggccaacgtgatggatgtgaaagtgtataaatgtgataagtcccgaagggcatttgtgtcagtactatatccgggttaaaaccccgcaggctttatgcgagaatattatcactgattaatgtccgtaagcttcgtgctcgtactatatccgagctctaaagacccgatgactacgtgtggagattatgttcgggtaagacccgatgactacgtgtggagattttgtccgggtaagacccgataacttcgtgtggagatttcgtctgagctaaaggtctcaccgataatccgagtagaggttaaagctataagacttcgtaataagaattgcttataaatatattcaatgcaaaaggttaaacaggtatgtactccaagtttatatgtgagcttgatttgaactaaatcataaggtagttatgtgatgcatacgagagcaatctatgagactattcctatgattatgtgacatcggatcagtgtgagaggttatgtgaaatcatacaatagatctatgtcacatgagctcacttttatgtgaaggtttatctgcctattgtatatgatgagatgtgcatattcggtaaagggatggtatgcctgaaggaagagggaaataaaaaaaatacgaacaactatgttatgatttgattgttatctgttgacactgcttaaaacttactaagcattataatgcttactccgtttattttgttttctctgttttatagatctcattgcgaagctacaggctcggggatcgtcagcaactagtcacactatcactatccactgtttggtactgctatgttttggattatcttatggcatgtataaaatagactagtggcggaagaatat from Gossypium hirsutum isolate 1008001.06 chromosome A04, Gossypium_hirsutum_v2.1, whole genome shotgun sequence includes:
- the LOC107948297 gene encoding AT-hook motif nuclear-localized protein 7 isoform X1 → MEEKESTISGSLGNSDTDSPPAAVSSLVMNMSLDGATAIVPVAGAGGDSLGKKKRGRPRKYDADGKLRIPFPYPSSTPAFTLSPSDFSSSKRGKGMPSLGELFVSTAGGDFTPHVVTVNTGEDVAGKILSFSQNGPRGICILSANGAVSNVTIRQPGSSGGILTYEGRFEILSLTGSFTVSDTSGGKSRTGGLSVSLAGPDGRVIGGGLAGILVAASPIQIVVGSFMPNGYKVQKRKHYRQQTAAASTVVAAAPPSATAATKADGENCMTSAYSFPGERQSLGEADNNNTIIDKHLANPVAASIVAGWNGSDPSPIHRPSPECPVNSVQVQGLCNFKSLGS
- the LOC107948297 gene encoding AT-hook motif nuclear-localized protein 7 isoform X2 produces the protein MEEKESTISGSLGNSDTDSPPAAVSSLVMNMSLDGATAIVPVAGAGGDSLGKKKRGRPRKYDADGKLRIPFPYPSSTPAFTLSPSDFSSSKRGELFVSTAGGDFTPHVVTVNTGEDVAGKILSFSQNGPRGICILSANGAVSNVTIRQPGSSGGILTYEGRFEILSLTGSFTVSDTSGGKSRTGGLSVSLAGPDGRVIGGGLAGILVAASPIQIVVGSFMPNGYKVQKRKHYRQQTAAASTVVAAAPPSATAATKADGENCMTSAYSFPGERQSLGEADNNNTIIDKHLANPVAASIVAGWNGSDPSPIHRPSPECPVNSVQVQGLCNFKSLGS